A region from the uncultured Holophaga sp. genome encodes:
- a CDS encoding methyl-accepting chemotaxis protein, whose amino-acid sequence MFQRWFQNLSVRRKISLVTAAISLVMLISLGITLLGVRAAMQRTHAINQEDLLPTADLTVMRTSSLRAMNLLYKHMRATSSQEMAAVEAEIVKVDTAADEAWSRYEKSLVTPLQKELAPGYRAASLEQRRIRNELVIPASRAHNLELANRILREQLDPTDARLGPPGGKLVKDAEVHAAGSLDTGQAEARRGMVLAIVIFVAGITILVFLGWMLIKGVDEPLQACSQVLGQLSEGDLRVRTALDKRRDEFGDLGRALNATAEKLRSLIHDVQVGVEGMASGSTQLSASADEMASTAGEIAHVAESMRTGSERMAAAVTELSASIEGVNQGTQASLERLDETVQATLHGEASGTTTQQAMGEISTTARHISDAVGVIREIANQTNLLSLNAAIEAAKAGEHGRGFSVVAEEVRKLAERSGSSAKEIDTLLLAATAAVDRGEHTVSSTVEILKNIRTSLDEFSGHVRSMAAAAMEQASAGSEVARQVETSAHESATVASAIIQMSASTGEVARTASELHQLSERLQDQVRQFRL is encoded by the coding sequence GTGTTCCAGCGCTGGTTTCAGAACCTCTCGGTCCGCCGCAAGATCTCCCTGGTGACGGCGGCCATCTCCCTGGTGATGCTGATCTCCCTGGGGATCACCCTCCTGGGGGTCCGGGCTGCCATGCAGCGAACCCATGCCATCAACCAGGAGGATCTCCTGCCGACGGCTGATCTCACCGTGATGCGCACCTCCTCCCTCCGGGCCATGAACCTGCTCTACAAGCACATGAGGGCCACCTCGTCCCAGGAGATGGCGGCTGTGGAGGCGGAGATCGTCAAGGTGGATACGGCTGCCGATGAGGCCTGGTCACGCTACGAAAAATCCCTGGTGACACCTCTGCAGAAGGAGCTGGCACCCGGGTACCGAGCCGCCTCCCTGGAGCAGCGGAGGATTCGCAATGAGTTGGTCATACCGGCATCCCGGGCTCACAACCTGGAGCTCGCCAACCGGATCCTCCGGGAGCAGTTGGATCCCACCGATGCCCGCCTGGGCCCTCCGGGGGGGAAGCTGGTCAAGGATGCCGAGGTCCATGCCGCAGGATCCCTGGATACCGGGCAGGCGGAGGCCCGCCGGGGGATGGTCCTGGCCATCGTGATTTTCGTCGCGGGCATCACCATCCTGGTCTTCCTGGGCTGGATGCTCATCAAGGGGGTGGATGAGCCCCTCCAGGCCTGCAGCCAGGTGTTGGGGCAGCTCTCCGAGGGCGACCTCCGGGTGCGGACGGCCCTGGACAAGCGTCGGGATGAGTTCGGGGACCTGGGGCGGGCCCTCAATGCCACCGCCGAGAAGCTGCGCTCCCTGATCCACGATGTGCAGGTGGGGGTGGAGGGCATGGCCAGCGGTTCCACCCAGCTCTCCGCCTCGGCGGATGAGATGGCCAGCACGGCCGGGGAGATCGCCCATGTGGCCGAGAGCATGCGGACGGGCAGCGAGCGGATGGCGGCTGCTGTGACGGAGCTCTCTGCTTCCATCGAAGGGGTGAACCAGGGCACCCAGGCCTCCCTGGAGCGCCTGGATGAGACGGTGCAGGCCACCCTCCACGGGGAAGCCTCAGGGACCACCACCCAGCAGGCCATGGGTGAGATTTCCACGACGGCCAGGCACATCTCCGATGCGGTGGGTGTCATCCGGGAGATTGCCAACCAGACGAATCTCCTGAGCCTCAATGCCGCCATCGAGGCGGCCAAGGCCGGGGAGCATGGCCGGGGCTTCTCGGTGGTGGCGGAGGAGGTCCGCAAGCTCGCTGAGCGCAGCGGGTCCTCGGCCAAGGAGATCGATACCCTCCTGCTGGCCGCCACGGCGGCGGTGGATCGGGGGGAGCACACGGTCTCCTCGACGGTGGAGATCCTCAAGAACATCCGCACCAGCCTGGATGAATTCTCGGGGCATGTCCGGAGCATGGCCGCGGCGGCCATGGAACAGGCCTCTGCGGGCAGCGAGGTCGCCCGTCAGGTGGAGACCAGTGCCCATGAGTCCGCCACCGTGGCCTCGGCCATCATCCAGATGTCGGCCTCCACGGGCGAGGTGGCCCGGACCGCCTCTGAGCTCCACCAGCTTTCAGAGCGGCTGCAGGATCAGGTCCGGCAGTTCAGGCTGTAA
- a CDS encoding thioredoxin fold domain-containing protein: MRPLAVLLLAALPATAQVVWEHDLESAQKRARAEKKLILADVWTEWCGWCLKLQRDVFPSPQGQAALARVVPASLKTETRDGQATSLKYLEQRYGIKGYPTLLLLDPEGNVVRRADGYLPPKEFEAWVKGE, from the coding sequence ATGAGACCTCTTGCTGTGCTTCTGCTGGCCGCCCTTCCCGCCACCGCCCAGGTGGTCTGGGAGCATGACCTGGAGTCCGCCCAGAAGCGCGCCCGGGCGGAGAAGAAGCTGATCCTCGCCGACGTGTGGACCGAGTGGTGCGGCTGGTGCCTGAAGCTCCAGCGGGATGTTTTCCCGAGCCCCCAGGGACAGGCCGCCCTGGCGAGGGTGGTTCCGGCCTCCCTCAAGACCGAGACCCGGGACGGTCAGGCCACCAGCCTCAAATACCTGGAGCAGCGCTACGGCATCAAGGGATACCCGACCCTGCTCCTCCTGGACCCCGAGGGCAATGTGGTGAGGCGCGCCGATGGCTACCTGCCCCCCAAGGAGTTCGAGGCCTGGGTCAAGGGGGAATAG
- a CDS encoding VWA domain-containing protein, which yields MSPASFVQPLFLVPAGVLAVLALAFGIRAHLRPGLGVRVVAQRPLLQGLGLALVLAGLGVGLAGPRGGSVEVPRLTVHVVVDASRSMLAPVSGESGAPSRWEAARRILERLWSRPNPEVRFSLDILTGDAVPLLPPGEDQALLRDVLGTVSPGELGSQGTSLGRGLPMVAAQAEPRTPAVILLLGDGEETWEKREEALQRAKAALAKARLPLFALPLGGTEARQVPGSKPGEPSETRPDPEFLKQLAEATGGQLLAPGDDLAARFQRLARGQDPLPAARSLMPTHPEWGAWVALAGLVLWLLGAGRPLKAWRTPLLVLAGFLASQPGHAAMPQGVKVWMAQRALDRGDLDTARRWRPRGDRPLDRLVAAEVDLRSGQAQAALEVLNPLLGQGAPTPPPVWRAPALLMAARAQVALGHRGEAQGLLERLLKEQPGRSEAVQNLQTLLKDQTPPPPDPKKPPPPPPIRPSQGAQEDELEGIRQRLPKRPDPQGGVRDL from the coding sequence ATGAGCCCAGCCTCCTTTGTCCAGCCTCTGTTCCTGGTCCCGGCGGGTGTGCTGGCTGTGCTGGCCCTGGCCTTCGGGATCCGGGCCCACCTCCGCCCAGGACTCGGGGTGCGGGTGGTGGCCCAGCGCCCTCTCCTTCAGGGGCTCGGGCTGGCTTTGGTCCTGGCTGGATTGGGCGTCGGCCTGGCGGGCCCCCGGGGAGGCTCGGTGGAGGTGCCCAGGCTCACGGTCCATGTGGTGGTGGACGCCAGCCGTTCCATGCTCGCCCCCGTGAGCGGCGAGTCGGGTGCGCCCTCGCGCTGGGAGGCCGCCCGGCGCATCCTGGAGCGCCTCTGGAGCCGCCCCAACCCCGAGGTCCGCTTCAGCCTGGACATCCTCACGGGGGATGCGGTGCCCCTCCTGCCGCCCGGGGAGGATCAGGCCCTGCTCAGGGATGTGCTCGGCACCGTCAGCCCAGGGGAACTGGGCTCCCAGGGCACCAGCCTCGGACGCGGCCTGCCCATGGTGGCGGCCCAGGCGGAGCCGAGGACCCCGGCTGTGATCCTGCTCCTGGGGGACGGGGAAGAGACCTGGGAGAAGCGGGAGGAGGCCCTGCAGCGGGCCAAGGCGGCTCTGGCCAAGGCCAGGCTGCCCCTCTTCGCCCTGCCCCTGGGGGGCACCGAGGCCCGCCAGGTGCCGGGCTCCAAGCCCGGAGAGCCCAGCGAGACCCGCCCGGACCCTGAGTTCCTGAAGCAGCTGGCCGAGGCCACGGGGGGACAGCTCCTGGCGCCCGGAGACGATCTGGCGGCGCGCTTCCAGCGCCTGGCCCGGGGACAGGACCCGCTGCCCGCCGCCCGCTCCCTCATGCCCACCCATCCGGAGTGGGGGGCCTGGGTGGCCCTGGCGGGGCTGGTGCTCTGGCTCCTGGGGGCGGGGCGTCCCCTGAAGGCCTGGCGCACCCCCCTGCTGGTGTTGGCGGGGTTCCTGGCAAGCCAGCCCGGTCACGCCGCCATGCCCCAGGGCGTGAAGGTCTGGATGGCCCAGCGGGCCCTGGACCGGGGGGACCTGGATACGGCCCGCCGCTGGAGGCCACGGGGGGACCGGCCCCTGGATCGCCTGGTGGCGGCGGAGGTGGACCTGCGCAGCGGTCAGGCCCAGGCCGCCCTGGAGGTTCTGAATCCGCTGCTGGGCCAGGGGGCGCCCACCCCACCTCCTGTCTGGCGGGCGCCCGCTCTCCTCATGGCCGCCCGGGCCCAGGTGGCCCTGGGACACCGGGGCGAAGCCCAGGGTCTCCTGGAGCGGCTCCTCAAGGAGCAGCCCGGGCGTAGCGAGGCCGTACAGAACCTCCAGACCCTCCTCAAGGACCAGACCCCGCCACCGCCCGACCCGAAGAAGCCCCCGCCACCGCCTCCCATCCGTCCCAGCCAGGGGGCCCAGGAGGACGAACTGGAGGGCATCCGCCAGCGCCTGCCCAAGCGGCCGGACCCCCAGGGAGGGGTGCGGGATCTCTGA
- a CDS encoding VWA domain-containing protein has product MIDLRFPWLLLLLVPALWFTWRTPYRWGIPHSRPSGRLAKLTAHLLPALLAVCLIIAAAGPEYRRRVRGTAPVVDFAMVLDGSSSMKALDDGQEDRWTAARRLLRVFIANRPEDRFALILFSAHPVTLSPLSADHVRLWRTLERLELDSRDDGTAIGSALMTAVRRLSSSPARSRVILLLTDGAQNRGRVSPQEAAEEAKAKGIRIHTVAIGRASGESLYPVDGNKLASLKVDTDPATLQAVAKATGGEFFSADDPKGLARSLKAIDQLEKTALPVDPPSEGVPLARDFLLAALLCVLPLAFDLVRKRGRKAPAWLGEA; this is encoded by the coding sequence ATGATCGACCTCCGCTTCCCCTGGCTCCTGCTCCTCCTGGTCCCTGCCCTCTGGTTCACCTGGCGGACGCCTTATCGCTGGGGCATTCCTCACAGCCGCCCCTCGGGGCGGCTGGCCAAGCTCACGGCCCATCTCCTGCCCGCCCTCTTGGCGGTCTGCCTGATCATCGCGGCTGCCGGGCCGGAATACCGCAGGCGTGTGCGGGGCACGGCCCCCGTGGTGGATTTCGCCATGGTGCTGGATGGCTCCAGCTCCATGAAGGCCCTGGACGACGGCCAGGAGGACCGCTGGACCGCCGCCCGGCGGCTCCTCCGGGTCTTTATCGCCAACCGCCCTGAGGACCGCTTCGCCCTCATCCTCTTCAGTGCCCATCCCGTGACCCTCAGCCCCCTCAGCGCCGACCATGTGCGCCTCTGGAGGACCCTGGAGCGCCTGGAGCTGGACAGCCGGGATGACGGAACGGCCATCGGCAGCGCCCTCATGACCGCCGTGCGGAGACTCTCCAGCAGTCCCGCCCGCTCCCGGGTCATCCTGCTTCTCACGGACGGGGCCCAGAACCGCGGCCGGGTGAGCCCCCAGGAGGCGGCGGAGGAGGCGAAGGCCAAGGGGATCCGCATCCACACCGTGGCCATCGGGCGGGCCAGCGGGGAGTCCCTCTATCCCGTGGATGGCAACAAGCTGGCCAGCCTCAAGGTGGATACGGATCCGGCCACCCTCCAGGCGGTGGCAAAGGCCACGGGTGGGGAGTTCTTCTCCGCGGATGATCCCAAGGGTCTGGCCCGGAGTCTGAAGGCCATCGATCAGCTCGAGAAGACGGCCCTGCCGGTGGATCCGCCCTCGGAAGGCGTCCCCCTGGCCCGGGACTTCCTCCTGGCGGCCCTGCTCTGCGTGCTGCCCCTCGCCTTCGATCTCGTCCGCAAGCGGGGCCGCAAGGCCCCGGCTTGGCTGGGGGAAGCATGA
- a CDS encoding thioesterase family protein: MSIESLTPIRVRYAETDAMGIVHHATYPIWMELGRSDWLRELGQGYAEWEAQGVMLTVAELRLKYRAPARYDELVEVRTRLLEAGRRKVVFGYGIYRDGLKLVEGESIHMVAGPDGKARVLPEHLLDFVRQGLA, translated from the coding sequence ATGTCTATCGAATCCTTGACCCCCATCCGTGTCCGCTATGCCGAGACCGATGCCATGGGTATCGTTCACCATGCGACCTACCCCATCTGGATGGAGCTGGGGCGTTCGGACTGGCTCCGCGAACTGGGCCAGGGCTATGCGGAGTGGGAGGCCCAGGGGGTGATGCTCACCGTGGCCGAGCTGCGCCTGAAATACCGCGCCCCGGCCCGCTACGACGAGCTGGTGGAGGTCCGCACCCGGCTCCTGGAGGCGGGGCGGCGCAAGGTTGTCTTCGGTTACGGGATCTACCGGGATGGCCTGAAGCTGGTGGAGGGCGAGTCCATCCATATGGTGGCTGGTCCCGATGGCAAGGCCCGGGTCCTGCCCGAGCACCTTCTGGACTTCGTGAGGCAGGGCCTCGCATGA
- the thpR gene encoding RNA 2',3'-cyclic phosphodiesterase, which produces MRLFFALPLPDALADHQRDLRARAESRGIQARWPHPEGLHLTLAFLGEGPQEALPRLEALGHAVASCHAAFALRTGGLAGFPTASSSRILYLGIERNPSLEALAGALRRALLTQGTPFDAKPFRPHITLARPAPPVDATRFGPAPAPLAIQVKAFHLYASISGVEGPRYDPIITFPLEARCCDARP; this is translated from the coding sequence ATGCGCCTCTTCTTCGCCCTGCCCCTTCCGGATGCGCTGGCTGACCACCAGCGGGACCTGAGGGCCAGGGCGGAGTCCCGGGGCATCCAGGCCCGCTGGCCTCATCCCGAGGGCCTGCACCTGACCCTGGCCTTCCTGGGGGAAGGTCCCCAGGAAGCGCTTCCGCGATTGGAGGCTCTCGGGCATGCCGTGGCCTCCTGCCATGCCGCCTTTGCGCTCCGGACGGGGGGCCTGGCGGGCTTCCCGACGGCCTCCTCGAGCCGGATCCTCTACCTCGGGATTGAGCGGAATCCGTCCCTGGAAGCCTTGGCCGGAGCCCTGAGGAGAGCCCTGCTGACTCAGGGCACCCCCTTCGACGCCAAGCCCTTCCGGCCCCACATCACCTTGGCCCGCCCCGCCCCCCCGGTGGACGCCACCCGCTTCGGACCGGCTCCAGCGCCCCTGGCGATCCAGGTCAAGGCCTTCCACCTTTACGCAAGCATCTCCGGAGTGGAGGGACCGCGTTACGATCCCATCATCACCTTCCCTCTGGAGGCCCGGTGCTGCGACGCCAGACCCTGA
- a CDS encoding TonB-dependent receptor: MNQSETSAHVQAIQGSQEMLTTNRKALTINLDPQWYGTFAEIGAAQEVARAFFRVGGAAGTVAKSISAYDMVCSDTIYGKAPRYVSHERLQTMMDTEYNFLIDQLAQQRGDRTCFFVFADTVAARNFKGDNECHGWMGVRFQTRPGGEPSEILIHVRMWDKEAVLQQEALAIVGVNLCYAAFYYRDDPRKLIESLVDRLGTDRIEIDMLKLLGPAFEGIDNRLTSIYLVELGITNAVLFRPDGDVVQPSEVLRKKAILVERGRFNPVTRLHTDMLACATRRFQQEERVQGKELVVLMELSLNNLLGDPHYSCPQDIIDRVELMSMLGHTVLISNLPHNHRLAGYLRRYTSEMVGIAMGALTFYELMKDEHYTSLPGGILEALGRLFRYDLKLYVYPAHGRGPGSPLVTGDTVDVLPHLKMLYAYMLYNHLVESLWGFDESCLDAYPNDVLHRIESGDASWESMVPAITVPRIKELGLFGWKPEQTI; the protein is encoded by the coding sequence ATGAACCAGTCTGAAACCTCCGCTCATGTCCAGGCCATCCAGGGCTCGCAGGAGATGCTCACCACCAACCGCAAGGCCCTGACCATCAACCTGGATCCCCAGTGGTACGGCACCTTTGCGGAAATCGGCGCCGCCCAGGAAGTGGCCCGGGCCTTCTTCCGGGTGGGCGGGGCCGCCGGCACGGTCGCCAAGTCCATCTCGGCCTACGACATGGTCTGCAGCGACACCATCTACGGCAAGGCGCCGCGCTATGTCAGCCACGAGCGCCTCCAAACCATGATGGACACGGAGTACAACTTCCTCATCGACCAGCTGGCCCAGCAGCGGGGAGACCGGACCTGCTTCTTCGTCTTCGCCGATACCGTTGCCGCCCGCAACTTCAAGGGCGACAACGAGTGCCATGGCTGGATGGGCGTCCGCTTCCAGACCCGGCCCGGCGGCGAGCCCAGCGAAATCCTCATCCATGTCCGCATGTGGGACAAGGAGGCCGTCCTCCAGCAGGAGGCCCTGGCCATCGTCGGCGTCAACCTCTGCTACGCCGCCTTCTACTACCGGGATGATCCCCGCAAGCTCATCGAGTCCCTGGTGGACAGGCTCGGCACGGACCGCATCGAGATCGACATGCTCAAGCTCCTGGGGCCGGCCTTCGAGGGCATCGATAACCGCTTGACCTCCATCTACCTGGTGGAGCTGGGGATCACCAACGCCGTGCTGTTCCGCCCGGACGGAGACGTCGTCCAGCCCTCCGAGGTCCTGCGCAAGAAGGCCATCCTGGTGGAGCGGGGCCGCTTCAACCCCGTGACCCGGCTCCATACCGACATGCTGGCTTGCGCCACCCGTCGCTTCCAGCAGGAGGAGCGGGTCCAGGGCAAGGAGCTGGTGGTCCTCATGGAGCTCAGCCTCAACAACCTGCTGGGCGATCCGCACTACAGCTGTCCCCAGGACATCATCGACCGGGTGGAGCTGATGAGCATGCTCGGCCACACGGTCCTCATCTCGAACCTGCCCCACAACCACCGCTTGGCGGGCTACCTGCGGCGCTACACCTCGGAGATGGTGGGCATCGCCATGGGCGCCCTCACCTTCTACGAGCTCATGAAGGACGAGCACTACACCTCCTTGCCCGGAGGCATCCTGGAGGCCCTGGGGCGGCTCTTCCGCTACGACCTCAAGCTCTACGTCTACCCCGCCCATGGCCGGGGTCCGGGCAGCCCCCTGGTCACGGGCGACACGGTGGATGTGCTGCCGCACCTCAAGATGCTCTATGCCTACATGCTCTACAACCACCTGGTGGAGTCTCTGTGGGGCTTCGACGAGAGCTGTCTGGACGCCTATCCCAATGACGTCCTGCACCGCATCGAGAGCGGGGATGCCTCCTGGGAGTCCATGGTCCCGGCCATCACCGTCCCGCGCATCAAGGAACTGGGGCTCTTCGGCTGGAAGCCGGAGCAGACCATTTGA
- the cysS gene encoding cysteine--tRNA ligase encodes MDSLRPISLFNTLTRSVEQVVPLEPGVVTLYTCGPTVYNFAHIGNLRTFLFQDLLKRTFQGAGYQVRHCMNITDVEDKIIRNSQEGLAEDTDNAARHAAMHAFTDRYTQAFFEDLAAVGIPEEGFNHLPRATAYIPQMIALIQTLETKGLAYEREGSVYYRVADLPQYGCLAHLDREGMQLGSSVDSDEYEKESLSDFVLWKAAKPGEPSWESPWGPGRPGWHIECSAMSMDIFGPRLDIHSGGIDLVFPHHENEIAQSEGATGEKWVSHWVHGEFLMVEGEKMSKSLGNFFTLRDLRDKGIDPIVFRYTIQSNHYRKLLNFSFEGLKASKNALDRIRTFRKRMEGNGEAAGQGAWRDAIDPVERVEKARAAFWEAMADDLNTPEALAALFTLVSDLNAQDDRIALIREERDFVLAFLDETNAIFQGWPHEEDNLDAEVEALIEQRRAAKAAKNWAESDRIRDLLKAMGILLEDRKDGTVGWKRA; translated from the coding sequence ATGGATTCCCTGCGTCCGATCTCCCTGTTCAATACCCTGACCCGATCGGTGGAGCAGGTGGTGCCCCTGGAGCCCGGGGTGGTCACCCTCTACACCTGTGGGCCCACGGTCTACAACTTCGCCCACATCGGCAACCTCCGGACCTTCCTTTTCCAGGACCTCCTGAAGCGGACCTTCCAGGGGGCGGGCTACCAGGTCCGCCACTGCATGAACATCACCGATGTGGAGGACAAGATCATCCGCAACTCCCAGGAGGGGCTGGCGGAGGACACGGACAATGCCGCCCGCCACGCAGCCATGCATGCCTTCACGGACCGCTACACCCAGGCCTTCTTCGAGGATCTGGCGGCGGTGGGCATCCCCGAGGAGGGCTTCAACCATCTGCCCCGGGCCACGGCCTACATCCCCCAGATGATCGCCCTGATCCAGACCCTGGAGACCAAGGGCCTGGCCTATGAGCGTGAGGGGAGCGTCTACTACCGAGTGGCAGACCTGCCCCAGTACGGCTGCCTGGCGCACCTGGACCGGGAGGGCATGCAGTTGGGCAGCTCGGTGGACTCCGATGAGTACGAGAAGGAGTCCCTCAGCGACTTCGTGCTCTGGAAGGCCGCCAAGCCCGGAGAGCCCTCCTGGGAGAGCCCCTGGGGCCCCGGCCGTCCCGGCTGGCACATCGAGTGCTCCGCCATGAGCATGGACATCTTCGGCCCCAGGCTGGACATCCACTCCGGCGGCATCGATCTGGTCTTTCCCCACCACGAGAACGAGATCGCCCAGAGTGAGGGCGCCACCGGAGAGAAGTGGGTCAGCCACTGGGTCCACGGAGAGTTCCTGATGGTCGAGGGTGAGAAGATGTCCAAGTCCCTGGGGAACTTCTTCACTCTCCGGGATCTGCGGGACAAGGGGATCGATCCCATCGTCTTCCGCTACACCATCCAGTCCAACCATTACCGCAAGCTGCTCAACTTCAGCTTCGAGGGGCTCAAGGCCTCGAAGAACGCCCTGGATCGCATCCGCACCTTCCGCAAGCGCATGGAGGGCAACGGTGAGGCTGCAGGGCAGGGGGCGTGGCGGGATGCCATCGACCCTGTGGAACGGGTCGAGAAGGCGCGAGCCGCTTTCTGGGAGGCCATGGCTGATGACCTCAACACCCCGGAGGCTCTGGCGGCCCTCTTCACCCTGGTGAGCGACCTCAACGCCCAGGATGACCGCATCGCCCTGATCCGCGAGGAGCGGGACTTCGTCCTGGCCTTCCTGGACGAGACCAACGCCATCTTCCAGGGCTGGCCCCACGAGGAGGACAACCTGGACGCCGAGGTCGAGGCCCTTATCGAGCAGCGCCGGGCGGCCAAGGCCGCGAAGAACTGGGCCGAGTCCGATCGCATCAGGGATCTCCTGAAGGCCATGGGGATTCTCCTGGAGGACCGCAAGGACGGCACGGTGGGCTGGAAGAGGGCCTGA
- a CDS encoding DUF58 domain-containing protein — protein sequence MPLPSRFVARLRRLPLRLRRVLGGGTEGLHPSKLKGSGLTFVENRPYVPGDDPRAINWPLTARMGEPIIKRFEASRELILWLVVDPHPSMFLGDPVSPMRWALEIAGAAMATMNAGKDRLGLLVPGDARTPALRLAPRRGRVSGLKVMEALAELGPSLPSPEGWTRALGHWGERGRGHRLWILSNGAGLQGLAPLVKPLAARHRVVWFNPDTHGREQWPDPGLPATVERLSWDILEDPIVKLGTWLKGGGA from the coding sequence ATGCCCTTGCCCTCCCGCTTCGTCGCCCGCCTGCGCCGCCTCCCGTTGCGGCTCCGCAGGGTTCTCGGCGGGGGGACCGAGGGGCTCCATCCCAGCAAGCTCAAGGGCTCCGGACTCACCTTCGTGGAAAACCGGCCCTATGTGCCGGGGGACGATCCCCGGGCCATCAACTGGCCCCTCACGGCCAGGATGGGTGAACCGATCATCAAGCGCTTCGAGGCCAGCCGGGAGCTCATCCTCTGGCTGGTGGTGGATCCCCACCCCTCCATGTTCCTGGGGGATCCGGTGAGTCCCATGCGCTGGGCCCTGGAGATCGCCGGAGCGGCCATGGCGACGATGAATGCCGGCAAGGACCGCCTCGGGCTCCTGGTCCCCGGTGATGCCCGGACCCCGGCTCTGCGCTTGGCGCCCCGCCGGGGCCGGGTGTCAGGGCTCAAGGTGATGGAGGCCTTGGCGGAGCTGGGGCCGAGCCTGCCCAGCCCCGAGGGCTGGACCCGGGCCCTGGGGCACTGGGGTGAGCGGGGCCGGGGGCATCGCCTCTGGATCCTCAGCAATGGCGCAGGGCTCCAGGGCCTGGCGCCCCTCGTCAAGCCCCTGGCCGCCCGCCATCGGGTGGTCTGGTTCAACCCCGACACCCATGGCCGGGAGCAATGGCCCGACCCGGGGCTGCCCGCCACGGTGGAGCGCCTGTCCTGGGACATCCTGGAGGATCCCATCGTGAAGCTGGGGACCTGGCTCAAGGGCGGTGGCGCATGA
- a CDS encoding rubrerythrin has protein sequence MASIKGTRTEQNLLKAFAGESQARTRYTFFASQAKKEGLMQIAALFEETAGNEHEHAKRFFRFLEGGMVEITASFPAGVIGSTLENLEAAAAGEHEEWADLYPAFAAVAKEEGFPEVAAAFTMISKVEKHHEARYRQLWENLNAGKVFEKDGTQVWKCRNCGYLHEGKAAPQKCPACLHPQGYFEVEVENY, from the coding sequence ATGGCTTCGATCAAAGGCACGCGTACCGAGCAGAACCTCCTCAAGGCCTTCGCCGGGGAGTCCCAGGCACGCACCCGCTATACATTCTTCGCCTCCCAGGCCAAGAAGGAGGGTCTGATGCAGATCGCCGCTCTCTTCGAAGAGACCGCCGGCAACGAGCATGAGCACGCCAAGCGTTTCTTCCGTTTCCTGGAGGGGGGCATGGTGGAGATCACCGCCTCCTTCCCCGCCGGGGTCATCGGCAGCACCCTGGAGAACCTCGAGGCCGCCGCGGCGGGGGAGCACGAGGAGTGGGCCGACCTCTACCCGGCCTTCGCCGCCGTCGCCAAGGAGGAGGGCTTCCCGGAGGTGGCCGCCGCCTTCACCATGATCTCGAAGGTCGAGAAGCACCACGAGGCCCGCTACCGCCAGCTCTGGGAGAACCTGAACGCCGGCAAGGTCTTCGAGAAAGATGGCACCCAGGTCTGGAAGTGCCGGAACTGCGGCTACCTCCACGAGGGCAAGGCCGCCCCCCAGAAGTGTCCCGCCTGCCTGCATCCCCAGGGCTACTTCGAGGTCGAGGTCGAGAACTACTGA
- a CDS encoding TonB family protein — MNGAGLLPALLALSLESIPPIPPRPVASGLEEPGTALATPLLGALDSADEAIRQGEFVLALGILAKAVQDPGADGGAVRSRFLQLASQGVPGAFYWVGRCCEVGWGTPTDSAQARAWFEKGARAGDPDCLLHLAWMLDWGQGLPADAARARRLRAQAGFPEPTGPESLTRGGSSGGSGQILGKELTPVRVRLRPPAPPYPMAAKRARIQGTVVVQILIGADGVPRGVHTLAGPAELRDAVEAYAFRWRFWPSLQAGRAISARFMLTMPFRLH, encoded by the coding sequence ATGAACGGGGCAGGGCTGCTTCCAGCCCTCCTGGCGCTCTCGCTGGAAAGCATCCCTCCTATCCCGCCCCGGCCCGTCGCGTCTGGCCTGGAGGAACCCGGGACGGCCCTGGCCACGCCACTGCTGGGCGCCCTGGACAGCGCCGACGAGGCCATCCGCCAGGGTGAGTTCGTCCTGGCCCTGGGGATCCTGGCCAAGGCTGTTCAGGACCCCGGGGCCGATGGCGGAGCCGTGCGGTCGCGCTTCCTGCAGCTCGCCTCCCAGGGGGTTCCGGGGGCCTTCTACTGGGTGGGGAGGTGCTGCGAAGTGGGGTGGGGAACCCCCACGGACTCCGCCCAGGCCCGTGCATGGTTCGAGAAGGGGGCCCGGGCGGGGGATCCTGACTGTCTGCTCCACCTTGCCTGGATGCTGGACTGGGGGCAGGGGCTTCCCGCCGATGCGGCCCGGGCGAGGCGTCTGAGGGCCCAGGCGGGCTTCCCGGAGCCCACGGGACCTGAATCCCTGACCAGGGGGGGATCTTCTGGGGGGTCGGGGCAGATCCTGGGCAAGGAGCTGACCCCGGTGCGGGTACGCCTGCGGCCCCCTGCGCCCCCCTACCCCATGGCTGCCAAGAGGGCGAGGATCCAGGGGACCGTGGTGGTCCAGATCCTCATCGGGGCCGACGGGGTGCCCCGGGGGGTCCACACGCTGGCAGGCCCGGCGGAGCTGCGGGATGCCGTGGAGGCCTACGCCTTCCGATGGCGCTTCTGGCCCAGCCTGCAGGCAGGACGGGCCATTTCCGCCCGCTTCATGCTCACCATGCCCTTCCGGCTCCATTGA